The following proteins are co-located in the Methylomonas sp. 11b genome:
- a CDS encoding cyclin-dependent kinase inhibitor 3 family protein: protein MTAVRTSHTHPLQIAEVRASPAHGRIGITFCPGKHDHFAHTGAWERDLGIDLDAIAAWGAKLVLTLVEPAELKALKVPQLGHEIRRRGIAWLHLPIADFSVPTQAFEQHWVTQGREIREMLRNGDDLLVHCKGGLGRAGMIAARLLVELGMDTEEAIQNVRHVRKGAIETPAQLALVRRTKPIP from the coding sequence ATGACAGCTGTGCGGACCAGCCATACACACCCGCTTCAGATTGCAGAAGTGCGTGCGAGTCCTGCGCATGGACGGATCGGCATTACTTTCTGCCCCGGTAAACATGACCATTTTGCGCACACGGGTGCCTGGGAACGCGACCTCGGTATCGATTTGGATGCCATCGCCGCTTGGGGGGCAAAACTGGTGTTGACGCTCGTCGAACCCGCAGAGCTTAAAGCCCTCAAGGTGCCGCAACTCGGACATGAAATTCGCAGACGCGGCATAGCCTGGTTACATCTGCCGATTGCCGACTTTTCCGTGCCTACTCAAGCTTTTGAACAGCACTGGGTCACGCAAGGCCGCGAGATCCGCGAGATGTTGCGGAACGGCGATGACTTGCTCGTGCATTGCAAAGGAGGTTTGGGCCGGGCGGGTATGATCGCGGCGCGGCTGTTAGTGGAATTGGGCATGGATACCGAAGAGGCGATCCAGAACGTTCGGCACGTGCGTAAGGGTGCCATCGAAACGCCTGCGCAATTGGCGCTGGTGCGTCGCACTAAACCCATCCCTTAA